In Toxoplasma gondii ME49 chromosome X, whole genome shotgun sequence, a single genomic region encodes these proteins:
- a CDS encoding 50S ribosomal protein L4, putative (encoded by transcript TGME49_223660): MVALAFPSTPSGMAEAARRWYPLRRVSCWSERLRASRFPGCSSLHTSRRLSTARLSRSLLSAHSSSKPVSCPDETLPSLLAGPRPSRRETELLRSGISPPSPHATPLPSSSSRHTSSPVQLLPRRLHCFSARKGTPTKRSGECGTPLACDDQRMRCGSSCHSSENSKKAQWSTSLSRMKLAHYPPSAWTGAPLSSSPLPVVHRFLRCAPASPSATSSAPLNASLGSVQSPFLPSSPFPFPLSLHDLPWARAAQRPASVLSRPRCAAVTRLSEDPQVTCEDDSIVSFSGALPLQPSFTPSVAFPAHKPVPLNSPLSPSVHAAPQVRRPGSVVRMNEVIRHWWSVPAVGFNSVLEVPIYRFEVFQRRAEEAGEGEASIAEEGDHPEEEEGCVVLPNDIFGLPLRPDILYRCYWFYRRAIAGWTERMQLFKWEWPGSKRKLRTQQRSGRARIGWRKAPGKYVGVKAHPLRPHDQRIKINKRLLWQGLKIMLSAKFAQGQITVVDHFNLQSHKTKHCVRHLRRLLGRKCPSALLVHEGTTDVNDNFRYATAHILAVRRENVEGINVYNLLKYRQLVITEKALLKLIYNIQTYPEKRGWLPKYATPDGKPAPAPEKVEGWDREWRQMKERERNAKFSKALLRERILKWKWSDETKGAIKVPRVDPFKGFRLARFSLHEPTMPWEKFEENYVDTDPLEDEEDGDMFDEAQALGEETQRLERLDHEELSDAAAYDDMSLTDMPLTERMHRPKRLENFKMEPTVEKRDGKEAIADDVTGDEELTEGIEENDQRNEIMFPVDKFVPRKPRE, translated from the exons ATGGTTGCTTTGGCATTTCCTTCGACTCCGTCCGGCATGGCGGAGGCAGCACGAAGGTGGTATCCCCTCCGTCGTGTGAGCTGCTGGTCTGAGCGTCTGAGAGCGTCAAGGTTCCCTggttgttcttctcttcacacATCGCGACGCCTGTCAACAGCccgcctctctcggtctcttctttctgcacaCTCTTCATCAAAGCCTGTCTCGTGCCCAGATGAAACGCTCCCTTCGCTGCTCGCCGGCCCCCGGCCCTCGCGACGGGAGACTGAACTTCTTCGCTCCGGGATTTCCCCCCCTTCTCCGCATGCAAcgcctctgccttcgtcctcttcccgTCACAcgtcttctcctgttcaGCTCCTCCCCCGCCGCCTCCACTGTTTCTCCGCCAGGAAGGGAACTCCGACGAAGCGGTCGGGAGAGTGTGGAACCCCGCTGGCTTGCGACGACCAGCGCATGCGCTGTGGATCTTCCTGTCACTCTAGCGAGAACTCAAAGAAGGCACAATGGAGTACTTCTTTGAGCCGCATGAAGCTCGCCCACTACCCCCCGTCTGCCTGGACGGGTGCGCCTCTAAgctcgtcgcctctccccgTCGTCCACCGATTTCTACGCTGTGCACCGGCGTCCCCTTCCGCGACTTCGTCTGCACCCCTGAACGCGTCTCTCGGTTCTGTCCAATCCCCgtttttgccttcttctccatttccgttccctctttctctgcacgaCCTTCCCTGGGCGCGGGCGGCTCAGAGACCAGCCAGCGTCCTGTCTCGGCCTCGATGCGCCGCCGTCACGAGACTCTCTGAAGACCCCCAGGTCACCTGCGAAGACGACAGCATAGTCTCCTTCTCAGGCGCTCTCCCCCTCCAGCCTTCCTTCACgccctctgtcgccttccctgCCCACAAGCCTGTGCCGCTCaactcgcctctctccccgagcgtgcatgcagcgccacAAGTGCGTCGGCCTGGCAGCGTCGTGCGCATGAATGAGGTGATTCGCCACTGGTGGTCCGTCCCCGCTGTCGGCTTCAATAGCGTCCTTGAGGTCCCCATTTATCGCTTCGAGGTCTTTCAAAGGCGAGCCgaagaggcgggagaaggcgaagcgtcGATAGCGGAAGAGGGCGACCAtccggaggaagaagagggatgCGTAG TTCTGCCAAACGACATTTTCGGCCTGCCCTTGCGACCAGACATTCTGTATCGA TGCTACTGGTTCTACCGGCGAGCCATCGCAGGGTGGacagagcgcatgcagctgttCAAGTGGGAATGGCCTGGCAGCAAGAGGAAGCTGCGAACTCAGCAGCGTTCAGGCAGAGCGCGCATTGGCTGGCGAAAAGCTCCAGGGAAGTACGTTGGTGTGAAGGCACACCCGCTTCGCCCTCATGACCAACGCATCAAGATCAACAAACGTC TTCTCTGGCAAGGCCTGAAAATCATGCTTTCTGCCAAGTTCGCTCAAGGGCAAATCACCGTCGTTGACCACTTCAATCTTCAGTCTCACAAAACGAAACACTGTGTTCGGCATCTTCGACGTCTTCTCG GCCGGAAATGCCCGTCTGCCCTGTTGGTTCATGAGGGAACTACAGACGTGAACGATAATTTCCGCTACGCGACAGCTCACATTCTCGCCGTTCGTCGAGAAAATGTCGAG GGGATCAACGTCTACAATTTGTTGAAGTATCGACAACTGGTTATCACCGAGAAAGCTCTGCTGAAATTGATCTACAACATCCAGACGTACCCGGAGAAGCGCGGGTGGCTGCCGAAATATGCAACGCCGGATGGCAAGCCGGCGCCCGCCCCTGAAAAGGTCGAGGGATGGGACAGAGAGTGGCGGCagatgaaagagagagaacggaacGCCAAGTTCAGCAAA GCACTGCTTCGCGAACGCATTCTCAAGTGGAAATGGTCGGATGAAACCAAGGGAGCGATC AAAGTCCCTCGCGTCGATCCTTTCAAGGGCTTTCGCCTggcgcgtttctcgctgcaCGAGCCGACGATGCCATGGGAGAAATTCGAGGAAAACTACGTG GACACCGATCCGCTGGAGGATGAAGAGGATGGAGACATGTTTGACGAGGCGCAAGCGCTCGGAGAA GAGACACAACGCCTGGAACGCTTAGACCATGAAGAGCTGTCAGATGCGGCGGCATACGATGATATGAGCCTGACAG ACATGCCACTGACAGAGCGGATGCACAGACCGAAGCGGCTAGAAAACTTCAAGATGGAACCGACggtggagaaacgagacggTAAAGAAGCCATCGCAGATGACGTGACTGGCGACGAGGAACTTACCGAAGGcatcgaagaaaacgaccAAAGAAATGAAATTATGTTTCCGGTGGATAAATTCGTGCCGAGGAAGCCTCGAGAATAA
- a CDS encoding LYAR-type C2HC zinc finger protein (encoded by transcript TGME49_223668), with translation MCDLTPWRSHSDVRARGYVRVPSVPSSVLKKCQEVLKKNAVAKHYQSRCSGANAFTCIDCFKTFDRQTIIGHTSCTTEEDKWHGQYAKSRRQPNRSSPGSQADQCERSAKKQKTGNHTSGARSNDNKVSVNSQKQKGDVLQWQGDWTSTVEHILKNQPKQSMAWKPLADKAVDLYLASKKNKVQKGTVEIKEMLVNTCLAAIPEKLVNDKDEFVRLSHS, from the exons ATGTGTGACTTGACACCGTGGAGGTCTCACTCCGATG TTCGCGCCAGGGGATACGTACGCGTTCCAAGCGTTCCAAGTAGCGTTTTGAAGAAG TGCCAGGAGGTACTGAAGAAGAATGCTGTCGCCAAGCATTACCAGAGCAGATGCAGCGGGGCCAACGCGTTCACCTGCATCGATTGCTTCAAGACCTTCGATCGACAAACCATCATTGGCCACACCAGCTGCACTACAG AGGAAGATAAGTGGCACGGCCAGTACGCGAAATCTCGCCGACAACCGAATAGAAGTTCTCCAGGTTCGCAGGCTGACCAATGCGAACgcagcgcgaagaagcagaagacaggaaaccATACCAGCGGTGCGAGGTCCAACGACAACAAAGTTTCCGTAAATTCTCAAAAACAGAAGGGAGATGTTCTCCAGTGGCAAGGAGACTGGACGTCTACCGTCGAACATATTCTGAAAAACCAACCAAAGCAATCCATGGCTTGGAAACCTCTTGCGGACAAG GCAGTAGATCTTTATCTCGcttcgaaaaaaaacaaagtccAGAAAGGGACTGTGGAGATCAAAGAGATGCTTGTCAACACCTGCCTGGCGGCC ATTCCTGAAAAACTTGTCAACGATAAGGATGAATTCGTCAGGCTCTCCCACTCCTAG
- a CDS encoding hypothetical protein (encoded by transcript TGME49_223630) — translation MELNPLANLLSTSLPQKAASNSLLGREGDPAASSSPLCSSSGSSSSPPSSSHSSLSSSLSSSAGKLRSNTVFRQLAAYILEQQRRSSDGNPSSSSPLSSSSSPPSSSPFSSSSSSSSSALRGKHGEKRDIDAYWEPTLCGGFSGENPKREDSTEDAAQSRVCHRQFGDDDDGVRVVLGDTAAEKRELGEREEKKNQQLRPSCSASETKVKLRPTLQPECAAAQAGGDAEEMRADEEEAEDEEDALDRELRQRLEKELEEGGDFYDSSADEEDEKWVAKHLRVGDRTTDAILCCPGCFTPVCYQCQRHEKFLFQYRAVSACNVVVDSAFVSPSNRVPAERPDARASSSPRPASRDGACEAGGDGGETAEEGKGDKGDKADRERGETGGEREKGQELSFVNHLREMVQDRSWERGGNKRGSTQKTDRKRGEEEEIFCEGLEGQSAHAVKCATCSATVALLDEAETFHFFHVLPGEA, via the exons ATGGAGCTCAACCCTCTCGCGAAtctcctctccacttctctcccACAAAAGGCAGCGAGCAACTCGCTTCttggaagagaaggcgatcctgctgcctcttcttctccactgtGTTCTTCATCtggttcttcctcttctcctccctcgtcttctcattcttctctctcttcttccctttcttctaGTGCAGGGAAGCTTCGCTCAAACACGGTCTTCCGGCAGCTTGCTGCGTATATTCTCGAGCAACAACGCCGCTCTTCAGACGGCaatccctcttcttcctctcctctctcctcttcttcctctccgccctcttcttctcccttttcttcttcttcttcttcttcttcttctgctttgcgAGGGAAGcatggagagaagcgcgacatCGACGCCTACTGGGAACCGACGCTGTGCGGCGGCTTTTCTGGAGAGAATCCGAAGCGAGAAGATTCCACCGAGGACGCAGCGCAGTCGCGTGTGTGCCACCGTCAATTCGGGGACGATGACGACGGAGTCCGAGTGGTGCTGGGCGACACAGCGgccgagaagcgcgagcTGGGGGAgcgggaggagaaaaaaaaccagCAGTTGAGGCCTTCCTGCTCCGCTTCGGAGACGAAGGTCAAGCTCCGCCCAACGTTGCAGCCAGAGTGTGCAGCCGCGCAGGccggcggagacgcagaggagatgcgcgcagacgaggaggaagcagaggacgaggaggacgcTCTCGACCGCGAGCTGCGACAGCGTCTGgagaaggaactcgaggaaggaggagattTCTACGACTCatctgcagacgaagaagacgagaaatgGGTCGCGAAACACCTGCGcgtcggagacagaacgacagACGCCATTCTCTGCTGTCCCGGTTGCTTCACACCTGTCTGCTACCAGTGTCAAAG ACACGAGAAGTTCCTCTTCCAGTATCGCGCGGTCTCCGCATGCAACGTCGTCGTCGACTCCGCGTTTGTCTCCCCGAGCAACAGGGTCCCGGCAGAGCGGCCAGACGCCCGAGCGTCCTCGTCGCCTCGACCGGCAAGCAGAGACGGAGCCTGCGAAgcgggaggagacggaggggaAACAGCCGAAGAgggcaaaggagacaaaggagacaaagcagacagagagagaggagagacaggaggagaacgcgagaaaggTCAAGAGTTGAGTTTCGTCAACCACCTTCGAGAGATGGTGCAGGACCGCAGCTGGGAGAGGGGAGGCAACAAGAGAGGGTcgacacagaagacagatcgaaaacgaggagaggaagaagagatttTTTGCGAGGGACTTGAAGGACagtctgcgcatgcagtcaagTGTGCAACCTGCAGCGCAACCGTCGCGCTGCTCGACGAAGCTGAAACGTTTCACTTTTTCCACGTTCTCCCCGGAGAAGCTTGA
- a CDS encoding hypothetical protein (encoded by transcript TGME49_223640~Predicted trans-membrane domain (TMHMM2.0):1582-1602) encodes MDMAAKDKAERSEAEAKAGSILGRMRSDSENETTDERAPPESFCICAARASREVVQCIGRRNGVSEDSTREKRHPTESKEKRGRLFALLEEIAFDREGFLCSAFRAVLFPILTGCASPSPTALRLVAFLRARQLVLRRNDRDEEAAGEEARCMQSERKGLKEKQRGSKEGWESQCSSAREEGEGDKTRWGVGDEREKVSVQSNPIEADGGEGEEKTSWVLVCRRGRRRETMIGGGEKEGSGTARKGEQEAKTNWNERYVGRESFDGSLRDTLYRHTLAALRVYSFLVSPAVSPSRRGDRHAERKPLAESEEEQLLFCLRRVAGETAGAAMLLFLHGVPSSGVSSPCWRAPASTAHLSVDSQRRNEETFPAERHSPSEGRDLLALLRAAGVRRSVWDLSPLVEKLKTSSLRRTLTRECRLGDDAWEQEGALFVCPEEKEQIAKDVARSMHHWRLTVEERGDEGDRDGVEGSLRVNSAGRAGPGEVEERRRHNGDRREVEPSCERSEVEGQASGGACESHEEDATCLRGTLQKILHSVVARHSGRLFYTQGMHDVAAALILLLVNAGRFALCGLEWQNEVSLYVTDSAERMRPGPCSFASSSPSPSSSSSALSSSSPAAGVPSASSSAYGEGWASLPPWVSPSKRSVCSLRSRPPAFRAFLSEQPALFEHLADVAFALTERLCVFHLCDFFAASLDASLLPSLALLSLILRQLDPSLHAVFLAASPSFLQDKFSPTSADECSSDEQAQTSSRQNANHRGAKRGKKTDENEKENLEENKKENLEENRKENLEENRKENEENGEGGEDEDVGCMHYPCSTGAELQPCTSWLITIFAHSFSSLKSLCRVLDCSLTAHPLFPLYFAATVLSRQKDLIFREFEEALASPLVGYLPPAVAHTLEARSDQMRRGDETQGGETHRDIRGGNRETETTPGKRRLDGGLVARVLVADERERWKKRKEMGADGSGGGARWSEEAAQRGVRKLGRGGDSEMSLLETIQTHIGDDIYSRLHALIQNIDFDALPLNEVLRDTYQALRVYVHPERILREARLLRIRLPPFSPVYNFPYPWMLDESSGLAAADSVKERSFFDRLHAEPASPPGLASAPSLHTPGVLPSASTSSLPLFGEALGGGGLANSGAGRSKKRKKVRDRRSEHRGNLESVHARDAGEDAFVLRTAHSLDYSASVLKHLPLPAHLTSLGKEGNEEAKEDEEERTAQDKEAERTGEPDCIAKSDAGVSSPRFSQQGVRGSGSSLREMKPVSISKRKRRKSHMLLPSSASSSSSFSSSCITSASQRWRAECDGSLSAQNAAADPPSRRVVPPLYLYVPVRPPSPASASHKDAKAEIGDRENRGQRETRQFYPSRWRRLSRLEALAQKPKRLQVEAEVTRQRWPGARRLLLAFARLLAFQSLRWENHLAFFRRLFAVRWASRLQTDSGEATGDTCERRQLQCECGERGENGERGENGERGENGERGERKEGGGGAEMGKSAVSVGCGGRVRKRRRRRALGLVQTPGKDEGGGERRQGLGTSESVRTPEGALLRFFRRWWEVARNSKEKREQFVSLQEGGRLRREPDEKSHHAESPFASLRVSLVTVGVVGAFCLLLAVVLQQRGVSLGRPSFASSFASLFQFFRLFLFR; translated from the coding sequence atggACATGGCTGCGAAGGACAAAGCTGAAAGGAGCGAGGCCGAGGCAAAGGCCGGCAGTATTCTTGGGAGAATGAGGAGCGACTCCGAAAATGAAACGACTGACGAACGTGCGCCTCCAGAGAGCTTCTGCATCTGCGCAGCTCGTGCTTCGCGGGAGGTTGTACAGTGCATTGGAAGGCGCAACGGTGTCTCCGAAGATtcaacgagagaaaagagacacccgaCCGAGTccaaagagaaacgcggacgACTCTTTGCGTTACTGGAGGAAATCGCTTTCGACCGAGAAGGCTTCCTCTGCAGCGCTTTTCGCGCCGTCCTCTTCCCGATCCTCACTGGCTgcgcctcgccgtcgcccACTGCCTTAAGactcgtcgcctttctccgtGCTCGCCAGTTAGTGCTTCgcagaaacgacagagacgaagaggctgcgggagaagaagcgcgctgcatgcagagcgagaggaagggtctcaaagagaagcagcgagggaGCAAGGAAGGCTGGGAGAGTCAGTGCAGCagcgcaagagaagaaggtgaagggGACAAGACCAGGTGGGGTGTTGGAGACGAGCGCGAGAAAGTGTCTGTACAGTCGAATCCAATCGAAGCagacggcggcgaaggcgaagagaagacgtcCTGGGTCCTTGTTTGCCGCAGAGGGCGCCGGCGGGAGACAATGATCGGTGgtggggagaaagaaggttCGGGGACTGCGAGGAAGGGGGAACAAGAGGCGAAAACAAACTGGAATGAACGGTATGTCGGTCGAGAATCCTTCGACGGATCTCTGCGCGATACGCTGTACAGGCACACTCTCGCAGCACTCCGTGTCTACtcgttcctcgtctctccggctgtctctccatcgcgaagaggagacagacatgcGGAGAGAAAGCCTCTCGCCGAGAGTGAAGAGGAGCAACTTCTGTTTTGCCTCCGACGCGTCGCAGGCGAGACGGCAGGCGCCGCGATgctgctctttctccacggAGTCCCCAGttcaggtgtctcctcgccctgcTGGCGCGCGCCTGCGTCGACCGCTCACCTGTCTGTCGATTCTCAAcggaggaacgaagagacatTTCCGGCAGAGCGTCATTCGCCATCCGAAGGGCGCGATCTTCTTGCGCTGCTCAGAGCGGCGGGAGTCCGGCGCAGCGTCTGGGACTTGAGTCCGCTGGTAGAGAAACTGAAAacgtcttctctgcgccgAACGCTGACCCGCGAGTGCCGCCTCGGAGACGACGCCTGGGAACAAGAAGgcgctctcttcgtctgtcctgaggaaaaagaacagaTTGCCAAGGACGTCGCTCGGTCCATGCACCACTGGCGCCTCACTGTAGAGGAGCGAGgcgacgagggagacagagacggcgtGGAAGGTTCTTTGCGTGTCAACTCCGCAGGAAGAGCGGGGCCTGGAGAGGTGGAAGAACGGCGAAGacacaacggagacagacgagaagtcGAGCCGAGTTGCGAAAGGAGCGAAGTGGAAGGCCAAGCCTCGGGGGGTGCCTGCGAAAGTCATGAAGAAGATGCTACATGTCTCCGCGGGACGCTGCAAAAGATTCTGCACTCGGTTGTTGCGCGGCACAGCGGACGGCTCTTCTACACCCAAGGCATGCACGACGTCGCTGCGGCGTTGATTCTCCTGCTTGTCAACGCCGGCAGATTCGCGCTCTGCGGCCTCGAGTGGCAAAACGAAGTCTCTCTCTACGTCACGGACTCCGCAGAACGCATGCGGCCTGGACCCTgctcgtttgcttcttcctctccgtcgccttcctcttcttcctctgctctgtcttcttcgtctcctgccgCCGGTGTGCCTTCCGCGTCGTCGTCTGCGTATGGCGAGGGCTgggcgtctctgccgccgtgggtgtctccgtcgaaaaggtctgtctgctctcttcgctcgcggCCTCCGGCAtttcgcgcctttctctcggagCAGCCTGCACTGTTTGAGCACCTTGCTGACGTTGCGTTCGCGCTGACGGAGCGTCTGTGCGTCTTCCACCTGTGCGACTTCTTTGCGGCTTCGCTTgacgcctctctcctgccgtctctcgcgctgctGTCCCTCATCCTCAGACAACTCGATCCGAGTCTCCAtgctgtcttcctcgctgcgtCACCCTCGTTTCTCCAAGACAAGTTCTCCCCGACCAGCGCAGACGAGTGCTCTTCCGACGAACAAGCCCAGACAAGCAGCAGGCAGAACGCCAACCATCGAGgcgcgaagagagggaagaagaccgacgagaacgagaaggagaacctggaggagaacaagaaggagaacctggaggagaacaggaaggagaacctggaggagaacaggaaggagaacgaggagaacggagaaggggGTGAGGACGAAGATGTCGGGTGCATGCATTATCCGTGTTCGACCGGGGCAGAGCTCCAACCGTGCACTTCGTGGTTGATTACGATTTTTGCGCAttctttctcgtcgctcAAAAGTCTCTGTCGCGTGCTTGACTGCTCGCTGACGGCGCATccgctgtttcctctctaCTTCGCGGCGACCGTCCTCTCTCGTCAGAAAGATCTCATTTTTCGAGAGTTCGAAGAGGCACTCGCCTCGCCGCTCGTCGGCTACCTTCCCCCAGCTGTCGCGCACACCTTGGAGGCGCGGAGCGACCAGatgcggagaggagacgagaccCAAGGAGGGGAGACGCACAGGGACATTCGGGGAGGAaatcgagagacagagacgacacCCGGTAAACGCAGACTGGACGGAGGACTGGTTGCTCGCGTCCTCGTGGCAGACGAAAGGGAGaggtggaagaagcgaaaggaaaTGGGGGCGGACGGCTCTGGCGGGGGGGCGAGGTGGAGTGAGGAAGCTGCGCAGAGAGGTGTACGTAAACTTGGgcggggaggagacagcgaaatgTCGCTGCTCGAGACGATTCAAACCCACATCGGAGACGACATCTACTCCAGGCTCCACGCCTTGATTCAAAACATCGACTTCGACGCACTCCCGCTGAACGAGGTTCTCCGAGACACCTACCAAGCCcttcgggtgtatgtacaccctgAGCGGATTCTGAGGGAAGCCAGGCTGCTGCGAATCCGCCTGCCGCCCTTCTCGCCGGTCTACAACTTTCCGTATCCATGGATGCTCGACGAGTCGAGTGGCCTCGCTGCAGCAGACTCCGTGAAGGAGAGGAGCTTTTTcgacagactgcatgcagagcctgCGTCGCCGCCGGGACTTGCTTCGGCACCGAGTCTGCATACACCCGGCGTCCTGCCCTCTGCTTCCAcgtcttctttgcctctgtTTGGGGAGGCGCTCGGTGGCGGGGGACTCGCAAACTCCGGAGCCGGCAggtcgaagaagcgaaagaaggtCCGCGACCGCAGGAGCGAACATCGAGGAAATTTGGAgagcgtgcatgcaagagaTGCTGGCGAGGACGCGTTCGTCCTTCGCACCGCACACTCCCTCGACTATTCAGCTTCAGTTCTCAAGCatcttccccttcctgccCATCTCACGTCCCtcggaaaagaaggaaacgaggaagccaaggaggacgaggaagaaagaaccGCGCAGGacaaggaggcagagaggacaggCGAACCAGACTGCATCGCGAAGAGCGACGCTGGTGTCTCGTCCCCTCGCTTTTCACAACAGGGTGTCCGGGGCTCCGGTTCGAGTCTGCGCGAAATGAAACCTGTCTCAATATCTAAACGAAAAAGGCGCAAGTCGCACATGCTCCTTCCTTcatccgcttcttcctcttcgtccttctcttcttcttgtaTCACCTCGGCTTCCCAGCGGTGGAGAGCAGAATGTGACGGCTCGTTGTCGGCCCAGAACGCGGCGGCCGACCCACCATCTCGGCGCGTCGTTCCGCCGCTTTATCTGTATGTGCCAGTGCGTCCGCCCTCTCCTGCTTCCGCGTCGCACAAGGACGCGAAGGCCGAgatcggagacagagagaaccgcggtcagcgagagacgcggcaATTCTATCCGTCGCGGTGGCGACGCCTGTCGCGCCTCGAGGCGCTTGCACAGAAGCCCAAGCGCTTGCAGGTGGAAGCCGAGGTGACGCGGCAACGGTGGCCCGGCGCGCGAcgcctgcttctcgcgtttgCGCGACTCCTTGCTTTCCAGAGTCTCCGGTGGGAGAACcatctcgccttctttcggAGACTCTTCGCTGTTCGCTGGGCTTCCCGCCTTCAGACCGACTCTGGAGAAGCCAccggagacacctgcgaGCGCCGCCAGCTCCAGTGCGAgtgtggggagagaggagagaacggagagagaggagagaacggagaaagaggagagaacggagagagaggagagagaaaggagggaggAGGGGGAGCGGAGATGGGGAAGAGTGCCGTGTCTGTCGGGTGTGGAGGCCGCGTGAGAAagcgcagaaggagaagggcgTTGGGTCTCGTTCAGACGCCCGGAAAGGACGAAGGTGGCGGGGAAAGGCGGCAGGGATTGGGGACTTCGGAGAGTGTACGCACACCAGAAGGCGCACTGCTGCGATTCTTCCGGCGCTGGTGGGAAGTTGCAAGGAACagcaaggagaaacgagagcagTTCGTGAGCCTTCAGGAGGGGGGGCGACTCAGGAGAGAACCAGATGAAAAGAGCCATCATGCGGAGTctccttttgcttctcttcgcgtttcACTTGTTACTGTTGGAGTCGTCGgggccttctgtctcctcctcgctgtGGTTCTTCAGCAGAGAGGAGTGTCGCTCGGGCGTCcgtctttcgcgtcttccttcgcctctctcttccagtttttcagactctttctctttcgctaG
- a CDS encoding hypothetical protein (encoded by transcript TGME49_223650~Predicted trans-membrane domain (TMHMM2.0):232-255:261-284), translating into MTHPPPVSASPCHSPAHPQAAADPLSVASPAPPSRSELFECSSPPSRCSSHSLHPHVQRSVAVFGVRRAADSLPQGNRGPDARAWSRPAPPPRSFSPPENFAEEEAAMCRQQGDAAFREESRRSALSSSVPTRRGPTAAPSTTRANAACSEAAVGRPQRSACPPIGCKCVPVPKELSAYLSPSKKSSLLSVCFDPRLFFHRWAASLAGASKQTSCLPVSPSIRFSLASSVLPNLLPLLLFALLPFLSLLALQCLLPSCRLFVLVLGALPILPLLGLGVVASVFFVLSWLALKLASPP; encoded by the coding sequence ATGACACATCCACCTCCCGTTTCCGCCTCTCCTTGTCACTCGCCGGCACACCCGCAGGCAGCGGCAGATCCGCTGTCTGTCGCATCTCCCGCTCCACCTTCCCGCTCTGAATTGTTTGAGTGTTCTTCCCCGCCTTCACGCTGCTCTTCGCATTCTCTTCACCCACACGTGCAACGCAGTGTCGCTGTTTTTGGTGTGCGCCGAGCTGCAGACTCCCTTCCGCAGGGAAACCGAGGACCTGACGCTCGAGCTTGGTCCCGTCCCGCCCCTCCACCGCGAAGTTTTTCCCCTCCCGAAAATTttgccgaggaagaagccgcaaTGTGCAGACAGCAGGGAGACGCCGCatttcgagaagaaagccggCGGAGTGcactttcctcttctgtcccGACGCGTAGAGGGCCTACCGCGGCTCCCTCTACGACCCGCGCGAACGCTGCCTGCTCAGAGGCTGCGGTTGGACGTCCGCAAAGAAGCGCATGTCCACCGATAGGCTGCAAGTGTGTGCCTGTTCCTAAAGAACTTTCTGCGTACCTGTCGCCCTCCAAAAAgtcttcgctgctgtctgtctgcttcgACCCGCGGCTCTTCTTCCACAGGTGGGCGGCGTCCCTCGCTGGCGCCTCCAAACAGacttcctgtctccccgtctcgccttccaTTCGCTTCAGCTTGGCTTCTTCCGTTCTCCCGAACCTTCTGCCcctgctcctcttcgccctcttaccattcctctctctcctcgctctccagtGCCTCCTGCCTTCCTGCCGCCTCTTTGTGCTCGTCCTCGGCGCCCTACCTATCCTGCCGCTCCTCGGACTCGGTGTCGTCGCCTCGGTCTTCTTCGTGCTTTCTTGGCTTGCGCTGAAGCTCGCGTCTCCCCCGTAG